One stretch of Ananas comosus cultivar F153 linkage group 6, ASM154086v1, whole genome shotgun sequence DNA includes these proteins:
- the LOC109711860 gene encoding mediator of RNA polymerase II transcription subunit 6 → MAATPAPPTGQNPSLDAAAAAAAALPPPPGTDMTGICFRDQLWLNTYPLDRNLVFDYFALSPFYDFSCNNETLRARSIHPLDLSHLSKMTGNEYMLSEVMEPHLFVIRKQKRDGPEKVTPMLTYYILDGSIYQSPQLCNVFAARIGRALYHISKAFNIASTKLEKIGHAEAESEAASSESKTTKETINIKELKRVDHILASLQRKLPPAPAPPPFPEGYMPPPTSEPEKGPEDQQSLETQLPPLDPIIDQGPAKRLRIQ, encoded by the exons ATGGCGGCGACCCCCGCCCCTCCGACGGGGCAAAACCCTAGCCtggacgcggcggcggcggcggcggcggcgcttccgccgccgccggggacGGACATGACGGGGATCTGCTTCCGCGACCAGCTGTGGCTCAACACCTACCCCCTCGACCGCAACCTCGTCTTCGACTACTTCGCCCTCTCCCCCTTCTACGACTTCTCCTGCAACAACGAGACCCTCCGCGCCCGCTCCATCCACCCCCTCGACCTCTCCCACCTCTC GAAGATGACGGGGAACGAGTACATGCTGAGCGAGGTGATGGAGCCCCACCTGTTCGTGATCCGGAAGCAGAAGAGGGATGGCCCGGAGAAGGTGACGCCGATGCTCACGTATTACATTCTCGACGGATCGATCTACCAGTCGCCTCAGCTTTGTAACGTTTTCGCCGCGCGCATT GGTAGGGCTCTCTATCACATATCAAAAGCTTTTAACATCGCATCCACCAAGTTGGAAAAGATTGGACACG CTGAAGCTGAAAGTGAAGCAGCCAGCTCGGAATCAAAGACGACGAAGGAGACAATCAACATAAAGGAATTAAAGCGAGTTGATCACATTCTTGCTTCGTTGCAAAGGAAG CTACCTCCAGCCCCTGCGCCACCACCATTTCCAGAGGGCTACATGCCTCCACCAACGTCCGAACCCGAGAAAGGCCCTGAAGATCAACAATCCTTGGAGACGCAGCTTCCGCCACTGGACCCAATCATCGATCAAGGCCCGGCCAAAAGGCTCAGGATTCAGTAA